In a genomic window of Amycolatopsis japonica:
- a CDS encoding ABC transporter substrate-binding protein, with amino-acid sequence MPSTPLTLNRTWRLAVLTGLAALVTAACGGGPDGAGGQEPAAPGAPAAIPDTTALIESVQKDAAVAGTLPAKYTQAGMLHLASNLQSAPNNFYAADGKTPIGYEVDLAKAIGKKLGVTVHHQDMAFGSLITSLQSGRVDLTMAAMNDTKTRQAQIDFVDYFSSGITIMVRKGNPDQISGPDTLCGKNVAVVQGTSHQKFAEEQNGKCAQAGKPALTVTATDSDTQNQNQLRTGRVAAILNDLPSAVYISRTAGEGKFFEVVPGEPINGGPYGIGVNKENKPLAESIQKALQSLIADGGYGKILQAWGVEQGALKEAKLNGGS; translated from the coding sequence ATGCCGTCGACGCCGCTCACCCTGAACCGAACCTGGCGCCTGGCCGTGCTCACCGGCCTGGCCGCGCTCGTCACCGCGGCCTGCGGAGGCGGGCCCGACGGCGCCGGCGGCCAGGAACCCGCGGCCCCCGGCGCGCCCGCCGCGATCCCGGACACGACCGCGCTGATCGAGTCCGTCCAGAAGGACGCCGCCGTCGCCGGCACTCTGCCCGCGAAGTACACGCAGGCCGGGATGCTGCACCTGGCCTCGAACCTGCAGTCCGCGCCGAACAACTTCTACGCCGCCGACGGCAAGACCCCGATCGGCTACGAGGTCGACCTCGCCAAGGCCATCGGCAAGAAGCTGGGCGTCACCGTGCACCACCAGGACATGGCGTTCGGTTCGCTGATCACGAGCCTCCAGTCCGGCCGCGTCGACCTCACGATGGCCGCGATGAACGACACGAAGACCCGGCAGGCGCAGATCGATTTCGTCGACTACTTCTCGTCCGGCATCACGATCATGGTCCGCAAGGGCAACCCCGACCAGATCTCCGGCCCGGACACGTTGTGCGGCAAGAACGTCGCGGTGGTGCAGGGGACGAGTCACCAGAAGTTCGCCGAAGAACAGAACGGCAAATGCGCTCAAGCCGGCAAGCCCGCGCTGACCGTCACCGCGACCGATTCCGACACGCAGAACCAGAACCAGCTCCGCACCGGCCGGGTCGCCGCCATCCTCAACGACCTGCCCAGCGCGGTCTACATCTCGCGGACCGCGGGCGAGGGCAAGTTCTTCGAGGTCGTCCCCGGCGAGCCGATCAACGGCGGGCCGTACGGGATCGGCGTCAACAAGGAGAACAAGCCGCTCGCCGAGTCGATCCAGAAGGCACTGCAGTCGCTGATCGCCGACGGCGGTTACGGCAAGATCCTCCAGGCCTGGGGCGTCGAGCAGGGCGCGCTCAAGGAGGCGAAGCTCAATGGCGGAAGCTAG
- a CDS encoding alpha/beta hydrolase, whose protein sequence is MRRVLITALTAATLASVAVTAPAGAAEAAQPVETITWGACTDPTLINAGAECGHLSVPLDYSRPRGEKIQLALSRVKHKTPEAQYQGVMLTNPGGPGGSGLLLATRGTRVPNHAGDAYDWVGFDPRGVGSSKPALSCIPDYMDYNRPNYVPTTRQLEKTWLQRSKSYADACAEKNSRALLENIKTTDTVKDMDSIRKALRVEQLNFYGYSYGTYLGQVYGTLFPQHVRRMVLDSTVDPRNVWYQANLNQDVAFDVNLNIWFGWVAQHDDVYHLGKTQAAVKQVFNEQLKKVAAVPAGGFIGPDELLDVFQQASYYQLRWTLLGDALAKFVNKGDWQTMKGLFEAFGGRGDDNGYAVYLAVQCTDVKWPPSWQQWKRDNWRTYEKAPYFTWQNAWFNAPCLYWPAKPAKPVKVDGSKVPSVLMIGETLDAATPYEGSLEVRSRFPGARLIGEPGGTSHAITPRGNACVDNRIADYLATGALPDRKPGRTADVECAPLPLPVPPPAPASVPDAALSRVPA, encoded by the coding sequence TTGAGACGTGTTCTCATCACCGCGCTGACCGCGGCCACGCTCGCCTCGGTCGCGGTGACCGCGCCCGCCGGCGCGGCGGAGGCGGCGCAGCCCGTCGAGACGATCACCTGGGGAGCGTGCACCGACCCGACGTTGATCAACGCCGGTGCCGAATGCGGTCACCTGTCCGTTCCGCTGGACTATTCGAGGCCGCGCGGCGAGAAGATCCAGCTCGCGCTCAGCCGCGTCAAGCACAAGACACCCGAGGCGCAGTACCAGGGCGTCATGCTCACCAACCCCGGCGGCCCCGGCGGTTCCGGGCTGCTGCTCGCCACCCGCGGCACCCGCGTGCCGAACCACGCGGGTGACGCCTACGACTGGGTCGGCTTCGACCCGCGCGGTGTCGGCTCCAGCAAACCCGCGCTTTCGTGCATCCCGGACTACATGGACTACAACCGGCCGAACTACGTGCCGACGACGCGGCAGCTGGAGAAGACCTGGCTGCAGCGCTCGAAGTCCTACGCCGACGCGTGCGCGGAGAAGAACAGCCGCGCGCTGCTGGAGAACATCAAGACGACCGACACGGTCAAGGACATGGACAGTATCCGCAAGGCGCTCCGCGTGGAGCAGCTGAACTTCTACGGGTACTCCTACGGCACTTACCTCGGCCAGGTCTACGGGACGCTGTTCCCGCAGCACGTCCGCCGGATGGTCCTCGATTCCACTGTGGACCCCCGCAACGTCTGGTACCAGGCGAACCTCAACCAGGACGTGGCCTTCGACGTCAACCTGAACATCTGGTTCGGCTGGGTCGCGCAGCACGACGACGTCTATCACCTCGGCAAGACGCAGGCCGCGGTGAAGCAGGTCTTCAACGAGCAGTTGAAGAAGGTGGCCGCCGTTCCGGCCGGTGGTTTCATCGGACCGGACGAGCTCCTCGACGTCTTCCAGCAGGCGTCGTACTACCAGCTGCGCTGGACGCTGCTCGGTGACGCGCTCGCGAAGTTCGTCAACAAGGGCGACTGGCAGACGATGAAGGGCCTGTTCGAGGCCTTCGGCGGACGTGGCGACGACAACGGGTACGCCGTCTACCTCGCCGTCCAGTGCACGGACGTGAAGTGGCCGCCGAGCTGGCAGCAGTGGAAGCGCGACAACTGGCGCACGTACGAGAAGGCGCCGTACTTCACGTGGCAGAACGCCTGGTTCAACGCGCCTTGCCTGTACTGGCCCGCGAAGCCCGCCAAGCCGGTGAAGGTCGACGGCTCGAAGGTGCCGAGCGTGCTGATGATCGGCGAGACGCTCGACGCGGCGACGCCGTACGAAGGCAGCCTCGAGGTGCGTAGCCGGTTCCCCGGCGCTCGCCTGATCGGTGAGCCGGGCGGCACGAGCCACGCCATCACCCCGCGCGGAAACGCTTGCGTCGACAACCGGATCGCCGACTACCTGGCGACAGGGGCTCTGCCCGACCGGAAGCCGGGACGCACCGCCGATGTCGAGTGCGCGCCGTTGCCGCTCCCGGTGCCGCCTCCGGCACCCGCTTCGGTCCCTGACGCGGCGCTCTCCCGGGTGCCCGCCTAA
- a CDS encoding amino acid ABC transporter ATP-binding protein: MSEPLLKAVGVRKSYGHTEVLGGIDLEVHKGQVVCLLGPSGAGKSTFLRCVNHLETIDAGQVWVDGEPIGFRLRDGKLYELKEREVARQRRDIGMVFQRFNLFGHRTALQNVVEGPVRVLGVPMEEAREQALDLLDRVGLAHRADAYPAQLSGGQQQRVAIARSLAMKPKLMLFDEPTSALDPELVGEVLAVMGTLAAEGMTMVVVTHEMGFAAEAADEVVFMADGTVVETGPPGELLSSPKHERTKQFLARVLA, encoded by the coding sequence GTGTCTGAGCCACTGCTCAAGGCCGTCGGCGTCCGCAAGAGCTACGGCCACACCGAGGTGCTGGGCGGGATCGACCTCGAAGTCCACAAAGGACAGGTCGTCTGCCTGCTCGGCCCGTCCGGCGCGGGGAAGAGCACCTTCCTGCGCTGTGTCAACCATCTGGAGACGATCGACGCCGGGCAGGTCTGGGTCGACGGCGAGCCGATCGGGTTCCGGCTGCGCGACGGCAAACTGTACGAGCTGAAGGAACGCGAGGTCGCCCGGCAGCGGCGCGACATCGGCATGGTGTTCCAGCGCTTCAACCTGTTCGGGCACCGGACGGCGCTGCAGAACGTCGTCGAGGGGCCGGTGCGCGTGCTCGGCGTCCCCATGGAGGAAGCCCGGGAGCAGGCACTCGACCTGCTCGACAGGGTCGGCCTCGCGCACCGCGCCGACGCGTACCCGGCGCAGCTTTCGGGCGGGCAGCAGCAGCGGGTCGCGATCGCCCGGTCGCTCGCGATGAAACCGAAGCTGATGCTGTTCGACGAGCCGACGTCGGCGCTCGACCCGGAACTCGTGGGCGAGGTGCTGGCGGTGATGGGTACGTTGGCCGCGGAGGGGATGACGATGGTCGTGGTGACGCACGAGATGGGGTTCGCGGCCGAGGCCGCGGACGAGGTGGTGTTCATGGCCGACGGCACGGTCGTCGAGACCGGTCCGCCGGGGGAGCTCCTGAGCTCCCCGAAACACGAGCGGACCAAGCAGTTCCTGGCCAGGGTCCTCGCATGA
- a CDS encoding aminotransferase class V-fold PLP-dependent enzyme yields MTRISPRYLLQFGEPAGYLDFARFGPPSHAVLDTTASLLDASTKAGPSTVDDLMRQETRAKAAAARLSGSDTDHTVLLPHTSLGLFQAAFNAPGGEALVSAAEFPANTYPWARAEQAGRLTVRRLPLGNVTADAIKAALTSETSLVSVSAVDFRTGYRADLAAIREVAGDRLLVVDGIQGFGVTEAPWDVADVLVVGGQKWLRAGWGTGFAVLSDRALERMEPILSGWTGARDPGLFDDEIHPADDTAAAWSISNLSPITSGAFAAALELVEEAGVGAIAGRIAERVGELEDVVKSVGGEVVSAVERRAGILAFTLPGHAAEQVGSALANAGIAATVRPEHVRLSPHASTPASAAEQVRSALERLKKPARVFETPVVASAASGDLLTALVPAVHALAAMLGPGNEVLLHDLSRLPDSIVAIAGDLTGRTVGGPMTDLLLGLVRRGTTQDLTNYETHGPDGRAIRSSTLFLRDADGVAIGCLCVNRLSDGAPKANGHEPETFPPDVDSLQRFLVGRAVAKAGIPVDLMKKRHKAAVVRELDEAGFFLIKDSVDHLAGELDVTRYTIYNYLNEIRGT; encoded by the coding sequence ATGACGCGGATCTCGCCGCGGTACCTGCTGCAGTTCGGCGAGCCCGCCGGGTACCTCGATTTCGCCCGGTTCGGTCCGCCGTCGCACGCCGTGCTCGACACGACGGCGAGCCTGCTGGACGCCTCGACCAAGGCCGGTCCGTCCACTGTGGACGACCTGATGCGGCAGGAGACCAGGGCCAAGGCCGCCGCGGCGCGGCTTTCCGGCAGCGACACCGACCACACGGTGCTGTTGCCGCACACCAGTCTCGGCTTGTTCCAGGCCGCGTTCAACGCGCCGGGTGGCGAGGCGCTGGTGTCGGCGGCGGAGTTCCCGGCCAACACCTACCCGTGGGCCCGCGCGGAACAGGCGGGACGGCTGACCGTGCGGCGGCTGCCGCTGGGCAACGTCACCGCGGACGCGATCAAGGCGGCGCTGACCTCGGAGACGTCGCTGGTGAGCGTGAGCGCGGTCGACTTCCGCACCGGGTACCGCGCCGATCTGGCGGCCATCCGCGAGGTGGCAGGGGACCGGCTCCTCGTGGTCGACGGGATCCAGGGCTTCGGCGTGACCGAGGCGCCGTGGGACGTCGCGGACGTACTCGTCGTCGGCGGGCAGAAATGGCTGCGGGCGGGCTGGGGCACCGGTTTCGCCGTGCTGTCCGATCGGGCGCTGGAGCGGATGGAGCCGATCCTCTCCGGCTGGACCGGCGCCCGCGACCCCGGCCTGTTCGACGACGAGATCCATCCGGCCGACGACACCGCGGCCGCGTGGTCGATCTCGAACCTGAGCCCGATCACCTCGGGCGCGTTCGCGGCCGCGCTGGAACTGGTCGAGGAAGCGGGCGTCGGCGCCATCGCCGGGCGGATCGCCGAGCGGGTCGGCGAACTCGAAGACGTCGTGAAATCCGTTGGTGGCGAGGTGGTTTCGGCCGTCGAGCGACGGGCCGGGATCCTCGCTTTCACACTGCCGGGGCACGCGGCCGAACAGGTGGGTTCCGCGCTGGCGAACGCCGGGATCGCCGCGACCGTGCGGCCGGAACACGTCCGCCTGTCGCCGCACGCCTCCACGCCGGCGAGCGCGGCGGAACAGGTGCGTTCGGCGTTGGAGCGGCTGAAGAAGCCGGCTCGTGTCTTCGAGACGCCGGTCGTCGCGTCCGCGGCCTCCGGCGATCTGCTCACCGCGCTCGTCCCGGCGGTGCACGCGCTCGCGGCGATGCTGGGGCCGGGCAACGAAGTCCTGCTGCACGATCTGAGCAGGCTGCCGGACTCGATCGTCGCCATCGCGGGCGATCTCACCGGCCGGACGGTCGGCGGGCCGATGACGGATCTGCTGCTGGGGCTCGTCCGCCGGGGTACGACGCAGGATCTGACGAACTACGAGACCCACGGCCCCGACGGGCGCGCGATCCGCTCGTCGACGTTGTTCCTGCGGGACGCCGACGGGGTCGCGATCGGCTGCTTGTGCGTCAACCGGCTGTCCGACGGAGCGCCGAAGGCCAACGGGCACGAACCCGAGACGTTCCCGCCGGACGTCGACAGCCTGCAACGGTTCCTGGTCGGGCGCGCGGTGGCGAAGGCGGGAATCCCGGTGGACCTGATGAAGAAACGGCACAAGGCGGCCGTGGTGCGGGAACTGGACGAGGCGGGGTTCTTCCTCATCAAGGACTCGGTGGACCACCTCGCCGGGGAACTCGACGTCACGCGGTACACCATCTACAACTACCTGAACGAGATCCGGGGCACCTGA
- a CDS encoding ABC transporter permease encodes MNPAYLALEIKRIVRSPQFALFTIGMPLAMFLLFGGIFGAQEIAPGISTATVTMVNMAAYGAMTAALFTGTRVATERTDGWQRTLRLTPLRAPGYLMVKVAAGLFVALPVLLVIFAAGMIRGIRLETGQWLTIFGTLWLGTLPFAVLGLMIGLFGKGDTVQAVTGALMLPLGMFGGLWIPLQVLPGWMNTAGHLMPTYWLGEIGRAPVLGGSGTVTAVGVLAAWLVVPALVVMARFRLDTARL; translated from the coding sequence ATGAACCCGGCCTACCTCGCGCTGGAGATCAAGCGCATCGTCCGCAGCCCGCAGTTCGCGTTGTTCACCATCGGCATGCCGTTGGCGATGTTCCTGTTGTTCGGTGGGATCTTCGGTGCCCAGGAGATCGCTCCGGGTATCTCGACCGCGACGGTGACCATGGTGAACATGGCCGCGTACGGCGCCATGACCGCCGCGCTGTTCACCGGCACCCGCGTCGCCACCGAGCGCACCGACGGCTGGCAGCGCACCCTGCGGCTGACACCGTTGCGGGCGCCCGGCTACCTGATGGTCAAGGTGGCGGCCGGACTGTTCGTCGCCTTGCCCGTCCTGCTGGTGATCTTCGCGGCCGGGATGATCCGCGGCATCCGGCTCGAAACCGGCCAGTGGCTCACGATCTTCGGCACGCTGTGGCTCGGGACGCTGCCGTTCGCCGTACTGGGCCTCATGATCGGCCTGTTCGGCAAGGGCGACACCGTCCAGGCCGTGACCGGCGCGCTGATGCTGCCGCTGGGCATGTTCGGCGGGTTGTGGATCCCGCTGCAGGTGCTGCCCGGCTGGATGAACACCGCCGGGCATCTCATGCCGACGTACTGGCTCGGCGAGATCGGCCGCGCGCCGGTGCTCGGCGGCTCGGGCACGGTGACCGCCGTCGGAGTGCTCGCGGCGTGGCTGGTGGTACCCGCGCTCGTGGTGATGGCGAGGTTCCGGCTCGACACGGCGAGACTGTGA
- a CDS encoding transcriptional regulator, giving the protein MSEDGLPQLDPVIHAQARLRVTVALSSLGPGDSITFPRLQQLLDMTPGNLSTHLRKLEDAGYVGITKAFEHRTPVTLVELTTRGRAAFEEYTKALHRLLEVPGDGRA; this is encoded by the coding sequence ATGAGCGAAGACGGGCTGCCCCAGCTGGATCCGGTGATCCACGCGCAGGCGCGGCTGCGGGTCACCGTGGCCCTGTCGAGCCTGGGGCCGGGGGACAGCATCACCTTCCCGCGGTTGCAGCAACTGCTGGACATGACGCCGGGCAACCTGTCGACGCATCTGCGCAAACTCGAGGACGCCGGCTACGTCGGGATCACCAAGGCCTTCGAACATCGCACGCCGGTGACACTGGTCGAGCTGACCACGCGTGGCCGGGCCGCGTTCGAGGAATATACGAAGGCCCTGCACCGTCTTCTTGAGGTACCGGGCGATGGGCGGGCATGA
- a CDS encoding DNA polymerase IV: MGGHDRWVIHLDMDAFYASCEQLTRPTLAQRPVLVGGAGPRGVVAGASYQAREHGIKSAMPMSQARRLLPPNGVILPPRFKLYELLSTRVFDLVATYAPVLERISLDEAFAEPPSLAGASSEDVREFGARLREHIRSDIGLVASIGAASGKQVAKVASDLAKPDGLLVVDQGTERDFLAPLPTRVLWGIGPVAEGKLRAIGVRTLGQLTALSDADAVSTLGSVVGRDLRRLATGVDDRPVSDRAELKQVSAETTFDRDLIDLPSLRREVRDLAVHAHRRLVNAGRVARTVVVKLRHTDFSTVTRSETMASPTDEFDQLAAMAERLLIDPTEFGGVRLAGVALSGLSVPHQDPLFTLSVPAPDVPVVERAPAPVAVVSSSWRPGDDVVHDEFGTGWVQGAGHGRVTVRFETRSSGPGVARTFTQEDPALRRGEPGDCLA; this comes from the coding sequence ATGGGCGGGCATGACCGGTGGGTCATCCACCTCGACATGGACGCGTTCTACGCCTCCTGTGAACAGCTGACCCGGCCGACCCTGGCTCAGCGTCCGGTCCTGGTCGGCGGCGCGGGTCCGCGCGGAGTGGTCGCCGGGGCGAGTTACCAGGCGCGCGAACACGGGATCAAATCGGCGATGCCGATGTCGCAGGCGCGGAGGCTGTTGCCGCCCAACGGGGTCATCCTGCCGCCGCGGTTCAAACTGTACGAACTGCTGAGCACCCGGGTGTTCGACCTCGTCGCCACGTACGCGCCCGTGCTGGAACGGATCTCCCTCGACGAGGCCTTCGCGGAACCGCCGTCACTGGCCGGGGCGTCGTCGGAGGACGTGCGGGAGTTCGGTGCGCGCCTGCGGGAGCACATCCGGTCCGACATCGGCCTGGTCGCGTCGATCGGGGCGGCGTCGGGGAAACAGGTCGCGAAGGTCGCTTCGGATCTGGCGAAACCGGACGGGCTGCTCGTCGTCGACCAGGGCACCGAACGCGATTTCCTCGCGCCGCTGCCGACCAGGGTGCTGTGGGGGATCGGCCCGGTGGCGGAGGGGAAACTGCGCGCGATCGGCGTCCGGACGCTGGGGCAGCTGACCGCGCTCTCCGACGCCGACGCGGTGTCCACTTTGGGCAGTGTGGTCGGGCGGGATCTGCGGCGGCTGGCGACCGGCGTCGACGACCGGCCGGTGTCCGACCGCGCGGAACTCAAGCAGGTCAGCGCGGAGACGACGTTCGACCGGGACCTGATCGACCTGCCGAGCCTGCGGCGCGAGGTCCGCGACCTCGCCGTGCACGCGCACCGGCGGCTCGTCAACGCCGGCCGGGTCGCGCGGACGGTGGTGGTGAAACTGCGGCACACCGATTTCAGCACGGTGACGCGTTCGGAGACGATGGCCTCGCCCACCGACGAATTCGACCAGCTCGCCGCGATGGCGGAACGGCTGCTGATCGACCCGACCGAATTCGGCGGGGTGCGGCTGGCCGGTGTCGCGTTGTCCGGGCTTTCGGTGCCGCATCAGGATCCGCTGTTCACGCTTTCCGTTCCGGCGCCGGACGTGCCGGTGGTCGAGCGGGCGCCCGCGCCGGTGGCCGTGGTTTCGTCGAGCTGGCGGCCCGGCGACGACGTCGTGCACGACGAGTTCGGCACCGGCTGGGTGCAGGGCGCCGGGCACGGCCGGGTGACCGTCCGGTTCGAGACGCGATCCAGCGGGCCGGGGGTCGCGCGGACCTTCACCCAGGAGGATCCGGCGCTGCGCCGGGGAGAACCCGGCGACTGCCTGGCCTGA
- a CDS encoding macrolide family glycosyltransferase: MQNQHIAMIGSTAPSHIYPSLAIIRELVARGHRVSYAVGEPLTGLVAPTGAEVVSHPSILPLGDQSAWPEDPASQMRVFLDEGIQAMPVLTDFYDENRPDLVLYDIGGLPGPVLARRYGVPAVQLSPTYVAWEGYEEDMGEIVTAIRTSPSGKDYFATFTRWLNENGIEADAWDWISHPEQVLALLPKAMQPNVERVPSSVRFVGPALDPERLADRSWTPPSSGRKVLLMSLGTAFTDQLDLFRACVDGFRDSDWHVVISIGQTDPAALGPLPEHIEVRSFVPQLAVLEAASAFITHAGMGGSTESLWYGVPTVAIPLATDGFGNAAKLAELGVGEQLPADEVTASTLRAAVERVAGSPSVAARLAEVRAETRGNGGIERAADAVESFLP; this comes from the coding sequence ATGCAGAACCAGCACATCGCCATGATCGGCTCCACCGCGCCGAGTCACATCTATCCCTCGTTGGCGATCATCCGCGAGCTCGTCGCTCGCGGGCATCGGGTCAGCTACGCCGTGGGCGAGCCGCTCACCGGGTTGGTCGCGCCGACCGGGGCCGAGGTCGTCTCGCACCCCTCGATCCTCCCGCTCGGCGACCAGTCGGCGTGGCCGGAGGATCCGGCGTCGCAGATGCGGGTCTTCCTCGACGAAGGCATCCAGGCGATGCCGGTGCTCACCGACTTCTACGACGAGAACCGCCCGGACCTGGTGCTGTACGACATCGGCGGGCTTCCGGGGCCGGTGCTGGCGAGGCGTTACGGCGTTCCCGCGGTGCAGCTTTCCCCGACGTATGTCGCCTGGGAAGGCTACGAGGAGGACATGGGTGAGATCGTCACCGCGATCCGGACCTCACCGTCCGGAAAGGACTATTTCGCCACTTTCACCCGCTGGCTGAACGAGAACGGCATCGAGGCCGACGCCTGGGACTGGATCTCCCATCCGGAGCAGGTGCTCGCGCTGCTGCCGAAGGCGATGCAGCCCAACGTCGAACGGGTGCCGTCGTCGGTCCGGTTCGTCGGCCCGGCGCTGGACCCGGAGCGCCTGGCCGATCGGAGCTGGACCCCGCCGTCGAGCGGCCGGAAGGTCCTCCTGATGTCGCTCGGCACGGCGTTCACCGATCAGCTCGACCTGTTCCGCGCGTGCGTCGACGGGTTCCGCGACTCGGACTGGCACGTGGTCATCTCGATCGGCCAGACCGATCCGGCCGCGCTCGGCCCGCTGCCGGAGCACATCGAAGTGCGGTCGTTCGTGCCGCAACTCGCGGTGCTGGAGGCCGCGTCGGCGTTCATCACGCACGCCGGTATGGGCGGCAGCACGGAATCGCTGTGGTACGGCGTGCCGACCGTCGCGATCCCGCTGGCGACCGACGGTTTCGGCAACGCGGCGAAACTGGCCGAACTCGGCGTCGGTGAACAGCTTCCGGCCGACGAGGTGACGGCCTCGACGCTGCGTGCCGCCGTCGAGCGGGTGGCGGGTTCGCCCTCGGTGGCCGCGCGGCTGGCCGAGGTGCGGGCCGAGACCCGCGGGAACGGCGGGATCGAGCGGGCCGCCGATGCCGTGGAGTCGTTCCTCCCGTAG
- a CDS encoding ABC transporter ATP-binding protein — MADAFSLEGLVKRFGDVLAVEDVSMRVAPGEVVALLGPNGAGKSTTIDMLLGLSRPDDGRVRVAGLSAAEAMDRGMVGAMAQNGTLLRDATVAELVGLFASLHRNPLPVREVLKRAGVTEYANRRCGKLSGGEQQRVRFALALVGDPDLLVLDEPTAAMDVDGRRRFWASMREYTETGRTVLFATHYLAEAEDYADRVVLMRHGRVVADGPVGEVRAAVAGRVLRAVVPDATQTALAALPGVSRAVLRAGHAELTCADSDAAIRGLLREFPLAANIEITAVGLEEAFIALTTDAPEGQNTAEAEGALR; from the coding sequence ATGGCGGACGCGTTCAGCCTCGAAGGGCTGGTCAAGCGCTTCGGTGACGTCCTGGCCGTCGAAGACGTCAGTATGCGGGTCGCGCCAGGGGAGGTGGTGGCGCTGCTCGGGCCGAACGGCGCGGGCAAATCGACCACCATCGACATGCTGCTGGGGCTGAGCAGGCCGGACGACGGCCGGGTCCGGGTCGCCGGGCTCAGCGCGGCCGAGGCGATGGACCGGGGGATGGTCGGCGCGATGGCGCAGAACGGGACGCTGCTGCGGGACGCCACGGTCGCCGAACTCGTCGGCTTGTTCGCGTCGTTGCACCGGAATCCGCTGCCGGTCCGCGAGGTGCTCAAGCGGGCGGGTGTCACCGAGTACGCGAACCGCCGCTGCGGCAAGCTTTCCGGCGGCGAGCAGCAGCGGGTCCGGTTCGCGCTCGCGCTGGTCGGCGATCCGGATCTGCTGGTGCTCGACGAACCCACCGCGGCCATGGACGTCGACGGGCGGCGCCGGTTCTGGGCGTCGATGCGCGAGTACACCGAGACGGGCCGCACGGTCCTCTTCGCGACGCATTACCTCGCCGAGGCCGAGGATTACGCGGACCGCGTCGTGCTCATGCGGCACGGCCGGGTCGTCGCGGACGGTCCCGTCGGCGAGGTACGGGCCGCGGTCGCCGGGCGGGTGCTGCGCGCCGTCGTCCCGGATGCCACCCAAACCGCGCTCGCCGCGCTGCCCGGGGTCTCGCGAGCCGTGCTGCGCGCCGGCCACGCGGAACTGACCTGTGCCGACTCCGACGCCGCCATCCGCGGCCTGCTGCGCGAGTTCCCGCTCGCCGCGAACATCGAAATCACCGCTGTGGGACTGGAAGAAGCCTTCATCGCGCTGACCACGGACGCGCCTGAAGGGCAGAACACAGCTGAGGCCGAAGGAGCTTTGAGATGA
- a CDS encoding amino acid ABC transporter permease: protein MAEAREPLPIVRRKHWGRWVSAVVILALLILLGIALGNAQIQWDSVPEFLWYRVMAVGLLNTVLLAVIAQGSAIVIGIVIALMRRSANPVARWFAAGYIWLFRGLPVLLQILIWYNLAMVFEFISIPLPFGGHLLHEQTNVLITAFTAALLGLALNESAYMAEIVRAGLNSVDSGQTEAAKSIGMSPGATLRRVVLPQAMRVIIPPTGNDFINMLKGTSMASVIGVTELIHAANNISSNNLLVMETLLAAAVWYMVVVTVAGVGQHYLERAFDSEDRSRSAFSRAAKALRTAPLVRSERV from the coding sequence ATGGCGGAAGCTAGGGAGCCGTTGCCGATCGTCCGGCGTAAACACTGGGGCCGGTGGGTCAGCGCCGTCGTCATCCTGGCGCTGCTGATCCTGCTCGGGATCGCGCTCGGCAACGCGCAGATCCAGTGGGATTCGGTCCCCGAGTTCCTGTGGTACCGCGTGATGGCGGTCGGCCTGCTCAACACCGTGCTGCTCGCGGTGATCGCGCAGGGTTCGGCGATCGTCATCGGGATCGTGATCGCGCTGATGCGCCGCTCGGCGAATCCTGTGGCGCGCTGGTTCGCGGCGGGCTACATCTGGCTGTTCCGCGGGCTTCCGGTGCTGCTGCAGATCCTGATCTGGTACAACCTGGCGATGGTCTTCGAGTTCATCTCGATCCCGCTGCCGTTCGGCGGCCACCTGCTGCACGAGCAGACCAACGTGCTGATCACAGCGTTCACCGCCGCGCTGCTCGGTTTGGCGCTCAACGAAAGCGCGTACATGGCGGAGATCGTCCGCGCCGGGCTGAACAGTGTCGACAGTGGACAAACCGAGGCGGCGAAGTCGATCGGGATGTCGCCGGGCGCGACACTGCGCCGCGTGGTGCTGCCGCAGGCGATGCGGGTGATCATCCCGCCGACCGGCAACGACTTCATCAACATGCTCAAGGGCACGTCGATGGCGTCGGTGATCGGCGTGACCGAACTGATCCACGCCGCCAACAACATCTCGTCCAACAACCTGCTGGTGATGGAGACCCTGCTGGCCGCCGCCGTCTGGTACATGGTCGTGGTGACCGTCGCCGGGGTGGGGCAGCATTACCTGGAGCGCGCCTTCGACTCCGAAGACCGGTCGCGGAGCGCGTTCTCCCGCGCCGCCAAGGCCCTGCGCACCGCGCCACTGGTGAGGAGTGAACGTGTCTGA